The window GAACATGGATAAGAACAACGTTCTTCTGAAGGAACCTTCTTCGATCGAAGGGATGAACAAAGTGGACATGATCCTCTTCGACAAGACCGGCACTCTGACCTCTGGAGTCATCCATTCCCTTGGATTCACAAACGTTTCAGAAGATATGTCCTCTGAGAGAATAGTAGGACTCGTTGCATCGCTGGAATCCCGTTCTGAGCATCCACTTGGGATGGCCATCTCAGCGGATTACGAACAGATCGGACATGTCGAAGAATTCACGGACATACCTGGAAAGGGTGTGAAGGGAATCGTTGACGGCATCCGCATAGCGGCCGGGAACGCCGACCTCATGTCTTCCGAATCACCGATAGGGTTAGAGAATGCCATGGCGGCTACGAAGGAATCTTCCTGCACCATAGTGTATATAGGTATCGACGACAGATGCGTCGGATTCTTCAGTCTTGAGGACACTTTGAAAGAATGCGCACATTCCACCGTAGAGGAATTGGAGGGAGAGGGACTCAATACCGTCATGCTCACAGGGGACAGCAAGGTCGTGGCCCAGAAGACCGCAGATCGCTTGGGGATCGATCTCATCGTTTGGGATTGCAAACCGGAGACCAAACTCAGTTCCGTGGAAGAGTTCGAAAGGACCGGCCGCACATGCATGCTCGGAGACGGTATGAACGACGCTCCGTCGTTGGGAAGAGCGACCGTCGGAGTATCGATGGGGATCATGGGCAACGATGTGTCCGTGAAGGCATCGGACATTGTGCTGCTGAATGATGACATCTCGAAGATCCCGGGAGTCTACAGGCTGTGCAAACGTTCCGTGAAGACGATATTTGCCAGCGTCATAATCGCAATGATCATCAGCGTCGCAGGTGCGGTCTTGGCCATATCGGGAACTGTGGACCCAATCATGGTCTCAACGGTGCACATCACCAGCTCCGGCATAGTGATGCTGGCCGCATCGACGCTGCTCTGGGCGAAGATATGGTCTCCCGAATATCAGGGCAAGAATCAATAAGCGGGCGGTACATCCACCATCATGGAATACGATCCCGAGATACGCATCGAGAGCGACCCCGACGTCTATCCGCCTTCGGACGACAGCATCCTCTTCATCCAATCGTTGGATGTGAAGGAAGGGGAGAAGGTACTCGAGATCGGATGCGGTTCGGGAGTGGTCTCCATACACTGCGCCAAGAACGGATGCGATGTCACCTGCGGCGACATAAACCCGAAGGCCGTGGAGCTGACAAGGAGGAACGCTGAACTGAACGGCGTATCGCTGGATGTCCATGAGACCGACGTCTATTCCGATATCAAAGACAGGTTCGATACCATCTTATTCAACCTGCCTTACCTTCCCGTCGATGAGGACGGCCTCTTGGCAAGGTCTTGGTCTGGAGGGCCTGACGGACTAGGTCCCCTCCCCGACCTCCTTGAAGGAGCGCCGGAGCACCTGACGGGAAACGGCAGGATAGTTATCGTCATCTCTTCCCTGATGGACACCCAGGCTCTCTGGGACCTCCTGGATAGATATGAAGTATCGACATTGGGTGAGCTCAAACTGTTCTTCGAGAAACTAGCCGTATTGCAGATCAAATCAAAAGCGTGAATGATTCGTTCTACTAATCACTGGTCTGGATGACATAGTGATCCTCAACAATGGACAGTCTGGTACAGTGATAGCGAGGTGAGAACACACATCAGGATTGTGAGATCTTCGTCCTCACATTGTCTCTGATATCCTCAGGTACTAATGCCAAGGCATCATCGAGTGTCCAGCCTTTCTCAACAAGCGTTTGTACAGTCTTCAAGTAATCCTCAACCTTCTGCTGTACTTGTTGCTGTACCTGTTGCTGTACCTGATCGGAAGTGAACAGCCCATTCTCTTCCATATAATCCTACATGCGATCGCACATTATCTCTTCGTCCAATGTTGTATCATCGATGATCATGGAAAGCTTAGTCACCCCTTTGATTAGATATTCTGATTTCTCAATATTATAGTATTCTCCTAGAAGTCTGATACGTTCAGAAGCATCGATATTCCTTGTAAATAGGATATTTAACAGGCCCAACATACCATCTTTGAAGTCAAATCTATCGCCTATGTTAACCTCTATGATTTCCATCAGATTACAATTGCTGTCGTTTGAAGTGTTATTCCCATAAATTGTATCTGCTACCATATGATGCCTGACTATCGAATTCATAGAATCCTTACGGGAGAAAGCATCAACCAGATACTATACACCTTATTCATCTTCTCATAATGCTCACCCTTGAAGTATTTGCCCTTCTGGTCATGGATCATAGTTGAAGTGTAGTACAAGGCACGGTTTCCCATAGGGTAGCCAAGTCTCCTCTTTGCCTGTCCCTCCAAATTAACTTCAATGTTTATAGGTTGATTTCCAGGTATCCTCAATTCAAATAGAACATCAAGCCTTATCCCTGAGCCGTCAGGAGTTGGCAATTCCTGCTCCAACTTAATGATTCTATCCCCTTCCTTCTCCAACGGAAGATAACTTTTGATCACTTCCGGTTCAAGACCATTCAGTTCGGTAATAAGCGGACCTAACGTGTGCGATAATATATCGGCCAGAGACATTACTTCTTTGAAAGCATTGTCTAATTTGTTATTCCTCAGTGTTTCCTTTTCATCAATACTGTCATTTCCCACTACCATTCTCGCAACTCCGAAGAATCGTTGGGAGATGATGCTATAATGCCATATTAGATTGTGAGCCGACATTCTAAGGTCTAGGGATGTGTGGTGAATACAGAAAAATATGCCTCCGGTCACCCGGAGGCTTTGTAGTTTCAAAGGACTTTCTTGATGGCTTCGGAAAGAAGCTGGTTGGCCTGCTTTCCGTCGATCTTTCCCCTCAGTGCACCCATGACTGGGCCCATGAGTCCACCGATCGCCGCCATGCCCTTCTCCTTGACGAAGTCGATACGCTCATTGACGATCTGCTCGATGATCTTCCTGGCCTCATCAGAGTCGACTGCCTCCAATCCGAGCTTCTTGATTGCTGCCTCGGCATCGGTGCCGTTGGCCATCTCCCTCAGTAATTTGGGCAGAGCCTCCTTCGCGAAGCGGTTCTGCTTGAGCATATCGAACACTTGGATGAGGTCGTCATCGGTGAGAGCGGTAGTGTCGATTCCGTCGTGCTCCATCTCGCTGTAGATGTTGAGGAACACCGTTGCGGCTACCGTAGCGAGGTCCTTGTTGCCTGATATGATCTTCTCGAAGCTCTCGTCATAGGACTCCCTGACAAGCTGCCTTGCCTGCTGGGCGTTGATTCCGTAGTCCTTCACGAGCCTCTCCTGGATCTGCTCGGGGAACTCCGGCATGTTGGCCTTGATCCTGTCCAGCCTCTCCTGCATGATGGTGATCGGAGGGACATCGGTCTCGGGATACATCCTGGCGGCTCCCGGCAGAGGCCTGGAGTACTTGGTGGTACCGTCTGGAAGCGGGTCCCTTGTCTCTTCGGGAACACCGATAAGACCCTGGTTGGCCCTTCCTACGGCGACCTCCAATGCCTCAGTGGCCTTCTTCTCCTTCGCTGCGCAGATGACGAATGCATCGAACTCCCCGGTCATTCCGAGGTAGTTCCTCAGCTCGTCGACGTACATCTGCTCGATGCCGTAGTTAGGCAGCTCATCCGAATGGAAGATTCCCTTGACGCCTTTGGTCCTTGCGTATCCAGCCATCTCGGAACCGAGCCTGAGGGTCTTGTTATCACCGTTCATGACACCGGCGAATCCGGGAAGCCTTACGGCGATGACCTTTCCCTTGTCGTCCAGTGCGCCCTTGATGACCTTGGACTCGCACGTCTTGAAGATCTCGGTCACATCGACTGGTTCGAAGGGA of the Thermoplasmata archaeon genome contains:
- a CDS encoding methyltransferase domain-containing protein yields the protein MEYDPEIRIESDPDVYPPSDDSILFIQSLDVKEGEKVLEIGCGSGVVSIHCAKNGCDVTCGDINPKAVELTRRNAELNGVSLDVHETDVYSDIKDRFDTILFNLPYLPVDEDGLLARSWSGGPDGLGPLPDLLEGAPEHLTGNGRIVIVISSLMDTQALWDLLDRYEVSTLGELKLFFEKLAVLQIKSKA
- a CDS encoding cation-translocating P-type ATPase, with the protein product MDTFKSEWIALTTIGICIVLVLLAAIFSDLWFLPIVATLMCSITIIKEIISDIRRSEISAVMLATAALIAGLILGEYIIAAEIAIVIAIGSLLETVVADHATSSIQALGKVKTQRAHVINGNNIYNLPLEDVRVGKHIRVYPGEIIPLDGIIIQGDTSVDKSIMTGESIPVDAGIGDEVFSGTCNLNGTIDVEVTRCDADGMLGHMSSLLKYADAGKNRIVGAADRWAKYILVVAAVLTVGTCLITDDLRRGMTIMMVLCPCAFVLATPAGIMAAAMNMDKNNVLLKEPSSIEGMNKVDMILFDKTGTLTSGVIHSLGFTNVSEDMSSERIVGLVASLESRSEHPLGMAISADYEQIGHVEEFTDIPGKGVKGIVDGIRIAAGNADLMSSESPIGLENAMAATKESSCTIVYIGIDDRCVGFFSLEDTLKECAHSTVEELEGEGLNTVMLTGDSKVVAQKTADRLGIDLIVWDCKPETKLSSVEEFERTGRTCMLGDGMNDAPSLGRATVGVSMGIMGNDVSVKASDIVLLNDDISKIPGVYRLCKRSVKTIFASVIIAMIISVAGAVLAISGTVDPIMVSTVHITSSGIVMLAASTLLWAKIWSPEYQGKNQ
- the gatE gene encoding Glu-tRNA(Gln) amidotransferase subunit GatE, whose amino-acid sequence is MSEDYEMMCGIEIHQQLDTKKLFCSCDSVLHEEGTGAIYRRQRPTTSEMGEIDRAALMQFQKHLGYRYQCCQGSSCLVELDEEPPHECNPDAMDIALTFSEMLGANIIDEIHYMRKIVVDGSDTSGFQRTALIATDGSVDVGDRKISILSVCLEEDASRKVEANTSEVLWRTDRLGIPLIEVATGPDMRTPEEVMEVAFRLGTLLRATRRVKRGLGTIRQDLNISIPGGARIELKGVGDLKLIPDYVRNEVNRQKMLIRVRDILRDRGTKAVPFEPVDVTEIFKTCESKVIKGALDDKGKVIAVRLPGFAGVMNGDNKTLRLGSEMAGYARTKGVKGIFHSDELPNYGIEQMYVDELRNYLGMTGEFDAFVICAAKEKKATEALEVAVGRANQGLIGVPEETRDPLPDGTTKYSRPLPGAARMYPETDVPPITIMQERLDRIKANMPEFPEQIQERLVKDYGINAQQARQLVRESYDESFEKIISGNKDLATVAATVFLNIYSEMEHDGIDTTALTDDDLIQVFDMLKQNRFAKEALPKLLREMANGTDAEAAIKKLGLEAVDSDEARKIIEQIVNERIDFVKEKGMAAIGGLMGPVMGALRGKIDGKQANQLLSEAIKKVL